A section of the Anomaloglossus baeobatrachus isolate aAnoBae1 chromosome 2 unlocalized genomic scaffold, aAnoBae1.hap1 SUPER_2_unloc_1, whole genome shotgun sequence genome encodes:
- the LOC142258684 gene encoding uncharacterized protein LOC142258684 yields the protein MPDQQIKKMYLIASGVVPAVMGWALVWRQMLVQPPAPPPRREREQPSGVVEHPSSVPASVPQVGSMAERLQKYVPGTGKMDPELDLLREEMRILARRLNNMQAEVDRRSEASMVSESVGHWMEAVEQRPGELHETPTRPDPLTHQAPPPSPSTVPQAFPASPADARWGTGGLPETPADGAWGGVDPEQLVGPLPSPPVNLLGTTSPGVNWDAAPIESGRLQQPLRPKETPLANELTCRRLVKEYQQEREAREEKRKAQEAANLASKEQIRKALKGSQGPMRRGIVVDFRQKGGWGFIREPGLGKDVFVARRDIEEHLPKGHPGRDAKPGDAVEYTRLMGVRGWYALHVHILQEEEMASEEPEWRRTMSACSVSPASSSRSTTAKQAQAAELSSGPATATQETQTRISMACVMQGARPKQDPKDHSNSPLQTSSPLQQRRAEHTRSPIPAQAAAPRSRSGTSTQETQTQISMAYLLPRALPK from the coding sequence atgccagaccagcagataaagaaaatgtaccttatcgcaagcggagtggtgccggccgtgatgggctgggcgctagtctggcgccagatgctagtgcagcctccggccccgcctccgagaagggaaagggagcagccgagtggcgtggtcgagcacccgagcagtgttccagcaagcgttccccaggtcggcagcatggcagagaggctgcagaagtacgtaccagggaccgggaagatggatcccgagctggacctgctccgggaggaaatgagaATCCTGGCTCGGAGGCTGAACAAtatgcaagcagaggtggaccggcggagtgaagcATCTATGGTGTCGGAAAGCGTGGGCCACTGGATGGAGGCCgtggagcagcgaccgggtgagctacatgaaaccccgacccgtccggacccactgacccaccaagcgccaccacccagtccctccaccgtcccacaagccttccccgccagccccgctgatgcccggtggggcaccggaggcctgcctgaaacccccgcagacggagcctggggaggggtggaccccgaacagctagtgggccccctaccgagtccccctgtgaacctcctgggaacgacatccccgggagtgaactgggacgcagcgcccatagagagtgggagactgcaacagcccctgcgccccaaggaaaccccactggcaaacgagctgacctgccggagactggtgaaggagtaccagcaggagcgggaggcccgggaggagaagcggaaagcccaggaggcagccaacctggcctccaaggagcaAATTCGAAAGGCCCTTAAGGGGTCACAGGGCCCAATGAGACGGGGCATAGTAGTCGATTTTCGGCAGAaaggaggctggggcttcatcagagagcccggactgggtaaagatgtctttgtggcccgacgggatATTGAAGAACACCTGCCTAAAGGCCACCCCGGGCGAGATGCCAAGCCGGGTGACGCTGTGgaatacacacggctgatgggagtccggggctggtatgccctacacGTCCATATCCTGCAGGAGGAGGAGATGGCCtccgaagaaccggagtggcgccgcactatgtcagcgtgcagcgtctcccctgcaagcagcagccgcagcactaccgcgaagcaggcccaagccgcagaactgagcagcgggcctgcaacagccacgcaggagacacagacgcggatctccatggcttgtgtgATGCAGGGTGCAAGGCCAAAGCAAGACCCAaaagaccacagcaacagccctctGCAAACCAGCAGCCCTTTGCAGCAACGCCGAGCTGAGCATACAAGAAGCCCCATTCCTGCCCAGGCTGCAGCGCCTCGCAGTAGGTCAGGGACCAGCACACAGGAGACGCAGACCcagatctccatggcctacctgcTACCCAGGGCCCTGCCGAAGTAG